The Meleagris gallopavo isolate NT-WF06-2002-E0010 breed Aviagen turkey brand Nicholas breeding stock unplaced genomic scaffold, Turkey_5.1 ChrUn_random_7180001935069, whole genome shotgun sequence nucleotide sequence ACTGATGTCAAAGCTCTTTCTAAGCTCTCTCAAATTTTGCCTCCTTATCCCCTGAATTTAGCATATCGAGTGAACACAAGGATCTTCTGTCTCTCTAAAGGGACCCCCAGTGCTCAGCTAGGTAAAGCATCATTCGCAAACCAGGCTCTGATTCCCAATGCCTGCAGTGCATGGACACAAAGCTATTGGAAATGCATGGCAGTTGTCCACAGAAGCTGTATCCCAAGGGAATCAAGTTTTCCactgggtttttttcctttttttttttgggggggggggtaGGGGTGAGGGGGTGGTGAGGGGTGAGGGAgttcagcatttcagtttttagaGATGGAAGACAAAATGTGCGCAGGAACAGAGGCAGCCCAGCAGCCACTATAAAAAACTGTTCAAACCCACCCCattctgcagccctgctcttgCTTCCCATAACTACCAGAAATACTTTCCAGTCTTTGTTTGCAGGCTGTATTTTAaagctttgatttcttttctctatgTGACTATTTTTTTAACCAGGCCAGTGAAGATCTTTCCTAGGAGGCCTCCCCACTTCTTAGacaaagaaagataaagcaaaaagacaaattttccAGCGGGAAGGGTATTATTTCCAACCATATATCACGATAACAAAATGTTGATCGTGCTGAAAATTTGGTGACAAATCAGAGCTGAGGAAATGCAATGAACAAATGGAGAGCTATATTGTAGTAGGAGACAGAATAAAGAAGGATGATGCATGAAGGGTAAAAGATGATCGTTGTAAGTTCATAAAACCACACGCTGCCACTTAAGAGGCTATAGTACAGAACtgcagaattgtaggggttggaacGTGTCCTGCTAAGGTAGGCtcagcaggttgcacaggaaggCATCCAGACGGGCCATCCCTGCCAagcccactaaaccatgttcctcagcGCCAAATCTCCATGTTTCctgcacacctccagggatggtgattccatTGCCTCCCAGGAATGCACATTTCAGTGCATTTCCAGTCACAAACCTCTGAATAAAGTATTTCCTCTCAGACTTAGACTAATCATCTCTTCTAGATTAAAACCACTCTACCTTGTTTTAATCCTACCacaccatgtaaaaagtcactcaCAACACACACTAGACACCAAATATGCTGTTGACACGAAAATGCACACTAAACTCTTGAGAAACCTAGACTAGATTCCGACTAGAAATGCTAGTGTGGCTCCAGGGCTGCAGCCTTGACTAAGGGACTTCTGCCGCTGGCTGGAGGAGCATGGCCAGTAGGTTGACGGAGGCCATAATTCCTGACCTGGCTATGCACAGCCTGGCAGACCCACTGCTCTCTAGATTGAGGGCCCACACCCTCTGTGAGGCAGTGACCgtgatgtcacagtgggtgTCACAGAGCGGCCATTGTGACGCGTGAAGcttggagcagagcaaaggctgcCGGGCTCAGGCCGAGCGTCAGTGCGGTCTGGTGAGGCGCAGAGAGAGCAGGGACTCTCGCAGTGCTCGCTATCAACGCACAATTATGTCcgagaggaagaggaaggcctCCAGCACGGAGGAGCCAGGTGAGAGCACAGCATCCctgtgcacagctcctgccaaCAGGCAGAGGAGTGctggggctctgcctgcagaTGGGAGGCAAGGAAAGCATGGGCACGGATGCCCCCACTGCTGCAAGGCAGGGCCCCTCTGCTCCTTGGCAAGGGGGTCCGGCTTGGGCCGTGGCTGCCTCGGCCTTGCCATGGCCCCTTCCCCTCCACCGCCTCCAGCCAGCATGacaggcacagagcaggacCCTGGGGACGGCCCTCAGGGACAACTGGCCCTGCCGGCTGCTCACCACTGCTCGCATTTGCTCTCtcctctgcagtgtgtgtgctgtgtggccGGGCAGATGTCGACCGGGACATCTGCGGGCGCACATTTGATGAGAGTGAGATTCGTGTCCATGAATTCTGTTTGGTGAGTTCCCCCATGGGCTCCTTCCTGATTCCTGCCAGGgatgctctttttctttctgtcctaaTGAGAtcctgctatttttttctcacctaCAGATATTTGCCAACATCTATTTTGAAGAAAGACCCCCCTGGGAGGAAATTGTGGGCCTCCCCCTTGATGCCATCACATGCAAGGTCAAGCAGGCAAACCAGAAGGTGAGGACCTGCATGGAGCTGGCAGATTTGTACCAGGAGGGTCTCATACCAGCTTAGTCTAGATCCTATGAAAGCAATCGCAGCCCTTCCAACCACCTCCAGGACCTCCCATAGGAGATCAGCCCTGTCCCCCAGGCTGCTTTGTAGAGTGTGATCCACTCTACAAGGGGGCAATGCCCACATCCTGTGCCCTGCCTGAGGTGAGGGGACAGCCATGGAAgccctgagcctgctgctgatgggtctgttctgctctttccagcaATGCTGTGTTTGCGGCGAGAGAGGGGCTGCCATTACTTGCGCAGAGAGGAGCTGTGAACGAAGCTTCCATCTGCCATGtgccagggatggggaatgCATCAGCCAATACTTTGGAAAGCACAGgtaagggctgtcagcagcagccaagtCACAGAGAAACCCACAGTTCCATCTCCCAGAGCCAAGGCCTACAGGCTCCTCCCTGGTCCTCTGTCCTCCTCACGGAGCACTTCTCACGGAGCCCATCCATTCCATCCTCCcccaggtcattctgctttgagCACCGCCCTCGACAGGTGACTCAGGAAGCTCCAGCAGAAGGCACCAATTGCCTCATCTGCCTTGAGCCTGTGGGGGACAGCTTGTCCTACCACACCCTGGTGTGCCCGGTGTGCAAACATGCCTGGTTCCACCGGGGCTGCATCCAGGTAGGAGTCCtcccctcaccctgctggcacgcttggtgctcagcagcaccaggcactgCTCACGCTCACCCTGCTTGTGCTTCTCCTACAGCAACAGGCATTGAGTGCTGGCTCTGCATGCTTCCAATGCCCCAGCTGTAGAGAAAACATTCTATTCTATCAAGAAATGTCCACCATAGGGATCCAAATCCCAGACAGGTTGGTGCCTTTCTGTCAAAATATCCAGATGAGAAGGCACGAGACCTGAGCCTGTCCAGGGACTGTCTCAGCAGGCCTGGCCCTTGGCTGTCTCATGAGCACGTGCCTCGGCTtcatggagaagctgaaaaTACAGGTGGAGTGAATGAGATTAAATAGCCTGGTATCTTATGTTGGGGACACATGCAGTTCATCAATTTCCCCTCCCTTCTCTTGTAGAAGACCATCATGGGAAGCCAACGATGAATATGACCCATCTCTAGAGAGGCACAGGCACTGTGATGCCAGTGAGTGCCTTTACCATGGAGGCAGGGAGTACGCAGAGAGAAGGGGGTGAGttactgcagcagctctcctcaGCAGGGGGCCTCAGCGTGGGATCTCAGCCTCACCATAGGCTGGCGGAG carries:
- the LOC104916722 gene encoding uncharacterized protein LOC104916722 isoform X2, which translates into the protein MSERKRKASSTEEPVCVLCGRADVDRDICGRTFDESEIRVHEFCLVSSPMGSFLIPARDALFLSVLMRSCYFFLTYRYLPTSILKKDPPGRKLWASPLMPSHARSSRQTRSNAVFAAREGLPLLAQRGAVNEASICHVPGMGNASANTLESTGKGCQQQPSHRETHSSISQSQGLQAPPWSSVLLTEHFSRSPSIPSSPRSFCFEHRPRQVTQEAPAEGTNCLICLEPVGDSLSYHTLVCPVCKHAWFHRGCIQVGVLPSPCWHAWCSAAPGTAHAHPACASPTATGIECWLCMLPMPQL
- the LOC104916722 gene encoding uncharacterized protein LOC104916722 isoform X1; this translates as MPPLLQGRAPLLLGKGVRLGPWLPRPCHGPFPSTASSQHDRHRAGPWGRPSGTTGPAGCSPLLAFALSSAVCVLCGRADVDRDICGRTFDESEIRVHEFCLVSSPMGSFLIPARDALFLSVLMRSCYFFLTYRYLPTSILKKDPPGRKLWASPLMPSHARSSRQTRSNAVFAAREGLPLLAQRGAVNEASICHVPGMGNASANTLESTGKGCQQQPSHRETHSSISQSQGLQAPPWSSVLLTEHFSRSPSIPSSPRSFCFEHRPRQVTQEAPAEGTNCLICLEPVGDSLSYHTLVCPVCKHAWFHRGCIQVGVLPSPCWHAWCSAAPGTAHAHPACASPTATGIECWLCMLPMPQL